Within Ipomoea triloba cultivar NCNSP0323 chromosome 9, ASM357664v1, the genomic segment TTAAAGAAGGCCACACTATTCCTGATTTACCTTtatcattacttttttttttttaaagctaggATCTTACCAAAGGTACCCTTCTTAGCAACAGAGAGCAGTTAATATGCTGTTGTCCTTGTGAAAGTCTTGTCGACTCTGTCTAGGCTTGGATGGTaatcttaatttattatgaGATTCAAGCAAACTTCCACTGAACGTCATATATATTAGAAAGTAATCACAAAGTGTAATTGTTATGAAAAAGTTTTCCTAAAATGTCTGATGGAGCTCTGTTagggaaaataaagaaataaatcttGAAATAATTCAATTCATGACAGGTACCCGGGCTGCTTGGAGGATATGCCTAACTAATAAGGTTCCGGTACAGAGAAAACTTGATCTTGCTTAGAATTTGGGGATACTAGAACTCTGACAAAGGGAGATCCAATCTGCCTTCCTAAGTTTTTCTCAACTGACAAAGCTCACAGCTTTTTGTGTTACTAACTTACCATCCCTTTTCATCCTTGGTTCTTTTAATCTATATAGAACGTTTTGTATTATCCATTTCATATTTGTCCCCCcaattttgttgtgcattttgcaGGTTTGTGTTGAGTTTGGATTGTCTGGAGTCGTGAACATAGAAGCATAAAAGCAGTTGCACCCTCAAGAGGATgggattttaaatttgatatctcAGTGTGAAGCTCAGTTACCAGCAGGGACTGGAGAAATAGTGTATATAACAAGGTATTCTGAgaaattaatacggagtaattgtcTAGGTTTGAAAGGGGTATTCAAGCTGTTTGTGGTTCACTTTTGCTTGTGAAACTATAGCTGCCTGATTGGCTAGAGACTTGGCCAAGAGCAAGAGGGCAAGGTATAGATATACAGAGCTTGTGTAGGCACATGCTGATAAATATCCATTTTAGAACTTGCTTATGATTCGTggtaaattgtttttttaaaaatttatatgatTTCAGCTTCGTTGGACTAAACCTAAGCGTACAGGATCCCATCTACCGTCAATGGATGTAAATTGCAAGTCGCGCAATTAGCCTACTAATCAGATATTAGTATTGATGTGCGCACAAGggattcaatttagactttccAGCATTCTTAGGCGATTTTTCCCATACATGTTTTCAATGAAATTCGAACTCCCACATTGTCGCCTCCTGTAATAACTTTGAAGTTAGATGAGGAATGAACGAACTGTGCTAAGCCCCGAAGGCAGGACCATCTTTCTTGCTTTTGTGAGATGTGCAGCATTTATTGGAATGCTTCCTGATTTGTTTTAATGCTCCTTTTGCTTACTCAGGGACAAGAGTAGGCTCTGTGTTTTCTGCAATCACAAAGCGATTATTTTCTTATGACCATGGAGATTGAACAGTGCAAATACATGGTTGGTCAGCTGGCATCCCAACCCATATACGCAGATCATTCAGACCTTCCACACTCTGCATTTgctattcatttattattcatttcTGCAATCCCAATATGTAGCTGCCTTGTATctttattatgtattattaaaAGAAGTTTTTTTGGTAGATTTTACTTGGAGTTTCTGTGTGGATGTGGGTGAATTTCAGCTCATTTTCTTGACAATAATAATGCACTGAAGTGCTTCGTGCTTACTAGTTTCGACCATAGAAAGAAAGCAATACAACAAATTCCATGTTTCTTCGTCGAACTTTCAAGGCCAAGAGAAGAGCAAAAACACTACAAATTGCATTGGTGAAGCATGCTATGCTATGCTTATATTGTAGTTGAACGACGACGACGATGAACGCCGGCTGTTTGTTTCCGGTGAAAACCTTTCAACAAACTTCCCTAAAGAAGCGGCTTTTCAGGGCAATTGCTCCTCGATTCTACGTCACACACACTAAACGCGCCGCAAGTCTTAAAAGCGCCTCAAATTCTTCTCTCATTGCTTCTGCTAGTGCGTATCGTTCGCCCTCGCCGAAGATGGAGATTTCCGGTCCGGAGAAGAAAGAGCAAGTTTACCAGTACATTGTCGTGATGAGGCACGGAGACCGCCTCGACAACGTCGACCCGCTCTGGATTACTCAGTCCGAACGGCCCTGGGACCCGCCGCTCCACCAACAGGGCAAAACCCGAGCCTTCACAATTGGGCAGAGGCTCAGCCAAACTCTCGGGGCTCCGATCAACCGCGTCTTCGTTTCTCCATTTCTGCGCTGCCTCCAGACCGCATCCGAGGCGGTCCGAGCTCTCTGCACCGTCGCCGATCCCAATAATGTCTCTTCAGATGCCGTCTCCGTCGATCTTTCCAAAATCAAGGTCTCTACTCTCTCccctatctatctatctatctatctatctatctatctatatataccATCTTCCTCTACGTATTATGGTAAATGCATCAATTCGTAAATATTCTACTGTATTAATGCTTGTTGATGAATTGTGTATGCTTTTCCTGTTGATGTATAACTATCTGGATTCAAAGTAAACGAAGCAACTAAAAGAGGAAAAACAAGGCAAAACTTGTCTTCTTTATTAGGTAAGTAAATGTGGAGAAGAAATTGCGAAGATCACCTTTGATTTGTAAGCCATATAACTCCTTTCAGAAAAATAACAACTGATTGTTATGCAGATGTTTATATGTATGGTCCTTGCCTCCTTGGCTCGATTTGTTTGCAAACAATTACTCATCAAATgttgaaatttgaaagttaCAGGATAATTATGAAGTTGGATTAGCTGGGTCACTAGTGCAAGTGTAGTAAATAAAATGTTGGACTTTTATTAGAACTTGAACTAATTAGACTACTGAAAAATCTTAAAGGGTGTAtaaatttttgagttaatatccaatttagtcatcgactatagtaattttttttctttctatttagtcctaaatgactttttgtgcttaattaagtCTTCGACTTCGATAATTTTACTTAATTGAGTTATTGGTTATTAGAATCAAGGACTAACTCGagaaaaatcaatatagttGAATACTAACTTGGGTAAAACCATTATAGTTGACTAACTTAGGTAAAACTACTTTAGTCGAGGACAAAATTAGGTATTAATAGAGGTAAAATTACCAAGCTATGTTAACAGAGGACTCAATTAGGTGAAACTATTAAAagttgagggcctaattaacaCAAAAAGTCTTTTAgtactaaatcgagaaaaaccactatagtcgaggattaaattgggtattaactcataaaatttctGACCAAACATCAGAAGTTTGAGTATGCAGCTGCTGCTTTTTGTTATCACTTTCATGACAATTAAATGATTAATctgctttattttcttgtgcATTTCACAGGTTTCTATTGAAATAGGATTATGCGAAATGTTGAACAGACAAGCAATAAGAGCCAATGTAGCTCCAAAGGATGGagattttaaattcaatatCTCTGAATGTGAAGCTCAGTTACCCACTGGAACTATAGATCACAGTGCAGAACGAGTCTACGAGAAGGTATGTTCCACTCCACTTGATGAAATCACCGTCCACACTCTATGTTGTGCTATAGGTTTAAGTAGCTTCTGCTTGTATCACTATAGTTACCAGAGTGGGAAGAGTCCGCGCCAGCTGCAAGGGCTCGGTACATGGAGGTTGTTAAGGCACTTGCTGATAAATATCCATCTGAGAACTTGTTGCTTGTGACACATGGTAAGTTTTATAGCTTAGCTCGACCTTTTTATTCGTCCCGTTCTCAACATCACACAAATGCTTTTTGTGATTTGGAGAGCGGTTTCTGCAAAAACCTTGTGCATATGTTTGACTAGTGTTTTGCTCACCCAGGGGAGGGAGTAGGCTCTGTATTCTCTGATATCATGAATGGCGTTATTGTTTATGACGTAGAATATTGTGGATATACAATCTTAAAGAGATGTATCCACTTGGGCGAGAACCAGTCGTTTACTGCCGGAGAGCTTACGCAGCAGAGTGAATTTGGCATAAAGTTTTTGGCTGCGGCTGATGAGTGATGATCCTACACTCAACTGAGATTCAACTCTTCTGGCTAAGTATTCATTTCAAATAAACTTTTATTATGTCACTTGTGATTCTTGAAAACATGCCCACTTGGAATGTGTTGGATATTAACCTTCGATTGGTTGTGTGAAATttgatgaattaattttttatattgcaTTTTGTTACTTCAATTTCACTTACAAAATTTAGCCGGGAAAATGTCATCATTcttgaaaattataattgtaatgaaCTCgtctaagagcatccttattaatGGAGATATTTCACGGTTATTGAGGAATTTTTGTAATTGTGGTTagcaaagagaaaatgagaggggagaaaaaaacacaaaataaatctaatttaaaaaaaaaatatgtaaacagGCGCGCCTGATGCGTCCGAGTGGACGCTACTGTGCACGAGACGCGCACAGCAAGCTGGCTTCATTGAATGTGACGTCAGCCCATTACTGTTCCTATGAACTTCATTTGCAGGAACAACAAATCTTTCTCTCTCCATCCTCATGTTCACTGATAAGGTTGGCCTAAACGGCTTTTGAACAGTAGAGACATGCAAGTATTCATTGTTAAAAGATTATAAAACCATAGTTATTGAAAATGATACTTGTATCAAATTTTTATACAAGTCAATTGTCAATTTGTCACCTTTCATACtatgttttttaatgtgttCTAACTCCTTATCTACCTATTTAATTCAAGCTACAttctttattttactttttcaatttatcttttttattttcatattaagCTTAACGTTCAAAATGGTTTGACTTGATAGtcttatttgatttaaattataaGGTTATATT encodes:
- the LOC116029362 gene encoding uncharacterized protein LOC116029362, which gives rise to MNAGCLFPVKTFQQTSLKKRLFRAIAPRFYVTHTKRAASLKSASNSSLIASASAYRSPSPKMEISGPEKKEQVYQYIVVMRHGDRLDNVDPLWITQSERPWDPPLHQQGKTRAFTIGQRLSQTLGAPINRVFVSPFLRCLQTASEAVRALCTVADPNNVSSDAVSVDLSKIKVSIEIGLCEMLNRQAIRANVAPKDGDFKFNISECEAQLPTGTIDHSAERVYEKLPEWEESAPAARARYMEVVKALADKYPSENLLLVTHGEGVGSVFSDIMNGVIVYDVEYCGYTILKRCIHLGENQSFTAGELTQQSEFGIKFLAAADE